In one window of Nocardioides panacisoli DNA:
- a CDS encoding electron transfer flavoprotein subunit beta/FixA family protein encodes MKHVPDATADRRFESDNTVDRVGVDGLLSELDEYAVEQALQIKEKADNPEDVTVTALTIGPEGAVDAVRKALQMGADEGVHVQDDAIAGSDAIATSLVLAKAVEKIGQPDVVMCGMASTDAAMSVVPAMLAERLGLPQVTQASVVELQGDQVRIKRDGDDATEVVGGTLPLVLSVTDQSGEARYPSFKGIMAAKKKPLETYALSDLGVDAGQVGLDAAWTTVEETAERPPREAGEIVKDEDGSGAPALVEFLASKKFI; translated from the coding sequence GTGAAGCACGTTCCTGACGCGACCGCCGACCGGCGTTTCGAGTCCGACAACACCGTGGACCGTGTCGGTGTCGACGGTCTGCTGTCCGAGCTCGACGAGTACGCCGTCGAGCAGGCCCTCCAGATCAAGGAGAAGGCCGACAACCCCGAGGACGTCACGGTCACCGCGCTGACCATCGGCCCCGAGGGCGCCGTCGACGCGGTCCGCAAGGCCCTGCAGATGGGCGCCGACGAGGGCGTCCACGTCCAGGACGACGCGATCGCCGGTTCGGACGCGATCGCGACCTCGCTGGTGCTGGCCAAGGCCGTGGAGAAGATCGGCCAGCCCGACGTCGTGATGTGTGGCATGGCCTCCACCGACGCCGCGATGAGCGTCGTCCCGGCCATGCTCGCCGAGCGCCTCGGCCTGCCGCAGGTCACCCAGGCCTCGGTCGTGGAGCTCCAGGGCGACCAGGTCCGCATCAAGCGCGACGGTGACGACGCGACCGAGGTCGTCGGTGGCACGCTGCCGCTGGTGCTCTCGGTCACCGACCAGTCCGGCGAGGCGCGCTACCCGTCGTTCAAGGGCATCATGGCGGCGAAGAAGAAGCCGCTGGAGACCTACGCGCTGTCCGACCTCGGTGTGGACGCCGGCCAGGTCGGCCTCGACGCCGCGTGGACCACCGTCGAGGAGACCGCCGAGCGGCCGCCGCGCGAGGCCGGCGAGATCGTCAAGGACGAGGACGGCTCGGGCGCTCCGGCGCTCGTGGAGTTCCTCGCCTCGAAGAAGTTCATCTGA
- a CDS encoding electron transfer flavoprotein subunit alpha/FixB family protein yields the protein MSEVLVLVDHVDGEVKKPTYELLALAKRLGEPSAVFVGPGDKGDAAAEKVKAYGAEKVYVVDDADIKGYLVAPKAEVLQQLAEKASPAAILVPSSAEGKEIAGRLAIKIESGLITDAVDIDGEGATTQSVFAGSYTTKSKVTQGTPIITVKPNSASPEEGAGAGTVEQFSATISDAAKAAQIVASQPRQSTGRPELTEAAIVVSGGRGTGGDFDAVEGLADALGAAVGASRAAVDSGWKPHSFQVGQTGKTVSPQLYVANGISGAIQHRAGMQTSKTIVAVNKDDEAPIFELVDFGVVGDLHAVLPAATEEIEKRK from the coding sequence ATGTCTGAAGTTCTGGTTCTCGTCGACCACGTCGACGGAGAGGTGAAGAAGCCGACCTACGAGCTCCTCGCGCTCGCCAAGCGTCTGGGCGAGCCGTCCGCGGTGTTCGTCGGCCCCGGCGACAAGGGCGACGCCGCCGCCGAGAAGGTCAAGGCCTACGGCGCGGAGAAGGTCTACGTCGTCGACGACGCCGACATCAAGGGCTACCTCGTGGCCCCCAAGGCCGAGGTGCTGCAGCAGCTGGCCGAGAAGGCCTCGCCTGCCGCGATCCTCGTGCCGTCCTCGGCCGAGGGCAAGGAGATCGCGGGCCGGCTCGCGATCAAGATCGAGTCGGGCCTGATCACCGACGCGGTGGACATCGACGGCGAGGGCGCGACCACGCAGTCGGTCTTCGCCGGCAGCTACACCACCAAGTCCAAGGTCACGCAGGGCACGCCGATCATCACCGTCAAGCCCAACTCGGCCTCCCCGGAGGAGGGCGCGGGTGCCGGCACGGTCGAGCAGTTCTCCGCGACGATCTCCGACGCCGCCAAGGCGGCGCAGATCGTGGCCTCGCAGCCGCGCCAGTCCACCGGCCGTCCCGAGCTCACCGAGGCCGCCATCGTGGTCTCCGGTGGTCGTGGCACCGGCGGCGACTTCGACGCGGTCGAGGGCCTCGCCGACGCGCTCGGTGCGGCTGTCGGTGCCTCGCGTGCCGCCGTCGACTCGGGCTGGAAGCCGCACAGCTTCCAGGTCGGCCAGACCGGCAAGACGGTCTCGCCGCAGCTCTACGTCGCCAACGGCATCTCCGGTGCGATCCAGCACCGTGCGGGCATGCAGACCTCGAAGACCATCGTGGCCGTCAACAAGGACGACGAGGCCCCGATCTTCGAGCTGGTCGACTTCGGCGTCGTGGGCGACCTCCACGCCGTCCTCCCGGCCGCGACCGAGGAGATCGAGAAGCGCAAGTGA
- a CDS encoding glutamate-5-semialdehyde dehydrogenase gives MSTAEQVRELAIRAREASYDLAVATRAQKDAALHAMAEGLGAAQEPILAANAQDVAAAEAAGTPAGVVDRLRLDPDRLAGMAQGLREVAGLADPVGEVVRGGVLANGLELRQVRVPFGVVGMIYEARPNVTADAAGICLKSGNAVLLRGSSSAARSNAAVVEALRGAVEQSGLPADAVQLVPAESHDSVKALMQARGLVDVLIPRGGAGLINAVVTESVVPVIETGVGNCHVYVDAAADQDKALALVLNSKTHRTSVCNSAESLLVHAAIADEFVPRVVAALQDAGVTLHGDPAFAAHDGVEPATEEDHDTEYLALEMSAAVVPDLTAAVAHVRRHSSGHTDAIVTEDQAAARRFVAEVDSAAVLVNASTRFTDGGEFGFGAEIGISTQKLHARGPMGLPEMTSTKYVVIGDGHTR, from the coding sequence ATGAGCACCGCGGAGCAGGTCAGGGAGCTGGCGATCCGGGCGCGCGAGGCGTCCTACGACCTCGCGGTGGCCACCCGCGCCCAGAAGGACGCCGCGCTGCACGCGATGGCCGAGGGGCTCGGGGCAGCACAGGAGCCGATCCTCGCCGCCAACGCCCAGGACGTGGCAGCCGCCGAGGCAGCCGGTACGCCGGCCGGTGTGGTCGACCGTCTCCGGCTCGACCCCGACCGGCTCGCCGGCATGGCGCAGGGCCTGCGCGAGGTCGCCGGACTCGCCGACCCCGTGGGCGAGGTCGTGCGGGGCGGCGTACTCGCCAACGGTCTCGAGCTGCGCCAGGTGCGGGTGCCGTTCGGTGTCGTCGGCATGATCTACGAGGCCCGGCCCAACGTGACCGCCGACGCCGCCGGCATCTGCCTGAAGTCGGGCAACGCCGTCCTCCTGCGCGGCTCCTCCAGCGCGGCCCGCAGCAACGCGGCCGTCGTCGAGGCACTGCGCGGTGCCGTCGAGCAGTCCGGTCTGCCCGCCGACGCCGTGCAGCTCGTGCCCGCCGAGAGCCACGACTCGGTGAAGGCACTGATGCAGGCACGCGGGCTGGTCGACGTACTCATCCCGCGCGGGGGCGCCGGCCTGATCAACGCCGTCGTCACCGAGTCGGTCGTCCCCGTCATCGAGACCGGCGTCGGCAACTGCCACGTCTACGTTGACGCCGCGGCCGACCAGGACAAGGCCCTCGCGCTCGTCCTGAACTCCAAGACCCACCGCACCAGCGTGTGCAACTCCGCGGAGTCCCTGCTGGTCCACGCCGCGATCGCCGACGAGTTCGTGCCGCGGGTCGTCGCCGCGCTGCAGGACGCCGGGGTCACGCTGCACGGGGACCCGGCCTTCGCCGCCCACGACGGTGTCGAGCCCGCCACCGAGGAGGACCACGACACCGAGTACCTCGCGCTGGAGATGTCGGCCGCCGTGGTGCCGGACCTCACCGCGGCCGTCGCCCACGTGCGCCGCCACTCCAGCGGCCACACCGACGCCATCGTGACCGAGGACCAGGCCGCCGCGCGGCGGTTCGTCGCCGAGGTGGACTCGGCCGCGGTGCTGGTCAATGCCTCGACCCGCTTCACCGACGGCGGTGAGTTCGGGTTCGGCGCCGAGATCGGCATCAGCACCCAGAAGCTGCACGCGCGCGGACCGATGGGCCTGCCCGAGATGACGTCGACCAAGTACGTCGTCATCGGCGACGGTCACACCCGCTGA
- a CDS encoding DMT family transporter, producing the protein MTWAVIFALASATTTALSTATQHRAADAAPRETGVAALMRHLAQRPDWVLALLLGPVGFTLHALALHFGPIALVQPLAITGIVLAVPIRAAWARRWPHAAEMRAVTVTAAAIAVLLLASRPDVGHRPVDGRVLLVAVVGCAAGAVVLLAASGGVRRPTGRAFLLGSAAGILFGLMAVLMAASAEHVAAHGVVSLAPTWLPWALVACGLSGVTINQVAYRTARLSASMPALNVVNCLLALGFGYLVLHETPGHPALAVAGAAVALPAMAWGLWQLSRWDVAATQRRDLQRV; encoded by the coding sequence GTGACCTGGGCGGTGATCTTCGCGCTGGCGAGCGCCACGACGACGGCACTGTCGACCGCGACCCAGCACCGCGCCGCCGACGCGGCGCCCCGGGAGACCGGCGTCGCCGCCCTGATGCGCCACCTCGCACAACGGCCCGACTGGGTGCTCGCCCTGTTGCTCGGGCCCGTCGGCTTCACCCTGCACGCCCTGGCGCTGCACTTCGGGCCGATCGCCCTGGTGCAGCCGTTGGCGATCACCGGCATCGTGCTCGCGGTGCCGATCCGGGCCGCCTGGGCACGCCGGTGGCCGCACGCGGCCGAGATGCGCGCGGTCACCGTCACCGCCGCGGCCATCGCGGTGCTGCTCCTCGCCTCACGGCCCGACGTCGGGCACCGCCCCGTCGACGGGCGGGTGCTGCTGGTCGCGGTGGTGGGGTGCGCGGCCGGTGCCGTGGTGCTGCTCGCCGCATCGGGCGGCGTACGCCGTCCCACCGGCCGGGCCTTCCTGCTCGGCAGTGCAGCCGGCATCCTCTTCGGGCTGATGGCCGTGTTGATGGCGGCCAGCGCCGAGCACGTGGCCGCCCACGGCGTCGTGTCACTCGCCCCCACCTGGCTCCCCTGGGCGCTGGTGGCGTGCGGGCTGAGTGGCGTCACGATCAATCAGGTCGCCTACCGGACCGCGCGCTTGTCGGCGTCGATGCCGGCCCTCAACGTGGTCAACTGCCTGCTCGCCCTCGGGTTCGGCTACCTGGTGCTGCACGAGACGCCGGGGCATCCGGCGCTCGCGGTGGCCGGAGCGGCCGTGGCCCTGCCCGCAATGGCGTGGGGCCTGTGGCAGCTCAGCCGCTGGGACGTGGCCGCGACGCAGCGGCGCGACCTTCAGCGGGTGTGA
- a CDS encoding CDP-alcohol phosphatidyltransferase family protein, whose translation MTGRPDRIYADAAAERLATGATVITFVRTLATLALTAWAAYDASLAFLVAGLVVYWVGDTLDGAWARRFDCETRMGGTIDMICDRLSCGAFYVGLAWLQPAPFLGEEPMTLVWIPVAVYLFEFMVVDMYLSLAFLAWPIRSPNYFYVVDRRIYAWNWSRLGKAANSGLFAVLLLVTGWVWVALAIAIALLVLKCVSLKWLLDLGLPVPERAESAAG comes from the coding sequence ATGACAGGGCGCCCGGACCGGATCTACGCCGACGCCGCCGCGGAGCGGTTGGCGACGGGCGCGACCGTCATCACCTTCGTGCGCACCCTGGCGACACTCGCGCTCACCGCGTGGGCGGCGTACGACGCCAGCCTGGCGTTCCTCGTCGCGGGCCTGGTCGTCTACTGGGTGGGGGACACCCTGGACGGTGCGTGGGCTCGACGGTTCGACTGCGAGACCCGCATGGGTGGGACGATCGACATGATCTGCGACCGCCTCAGCTGCGGCGCCTTCTACGTGGGTCTGGCCTGGCTGCAGCCGGCGCCGTTCCTGGGCGAGGAGCCGATGACGCTGGTCTGGATTCCGGTCGCGGTCTACCTGTTCGAGTTCATGGTCGTCGACATGTATCTCTCGCTCGCGTTCCTCGCGTGGCCGATCCGCAGCCCCAACTACTTCTACGTCGTCGACCGGCGCATCTACGCCTGGAACTGGTCCCGGCTCGGCAAGGCGGCGAACTCGGGATTGTTCGCGGTGCTGCTGCTGGTGACCGGGTGGGTGTGGGTCGCCCTGGCGATCGCGATCGCGCTGCTGGTGCTCAAGTGCGTCTCGCTGAAGTGGCTGCTCGACCTCGGCCTGCCGGTGCCGGAGCGCGCGGAGTCGGCGGCGGGATGA
- a CDS encoding VTT domain-containing protein — translation MILWLTTFALSLVSALVPFLPIEAYILGAGAISAGTSTAVALGVAAGAGATVGKIIWYEAARRGVESSWAQKKLSRPKVRAGYERWVERTHGRPWYAAGVMFVAASVGVPPLLVMAAVGGLLKMPMWVFVPTVFVGRTVRFTALFLGVDFALH, via the coding sequence ATGATCCTGTGGCTGACGACCTTCGCGCTGAGCCTGGTCTCGGCGCTGGTGCCGTTCCTGCCCATCGAGGCCTACATCCTCGGGGCCGGCGCGATCTCGGCGGGCACGAGCACCGCGGTCGCCCTCGGTGTCGCCGCGGGCGCGGGCGCCACCGTCGGCAAGATCATCTGGTACGAGGCCGCCCGTCGTGGCGTCGAGTCCTCCTGGGCGCAGAAGAAGCTCTCCCGCCCCAAGGTCCGCGCCGGCTACGAGCGGTGGGTGGAGCGCACCCACGGCCGCCCCTGGTACGCCGCGGGCGTGATGTTCGTCGCCGCCTCGGTCGGCGTACCACCGCTGTTGGTGATGGCGGCGGTCGGTGGACTGCTCAAGATGCCGATGTGGGTCTTCGTGCCGACGGTGTTCGTGGGCCGCACGGTGCGCTTCACCGCCCTCTTCCTGGGCGTGGACTTCGCACTGCACTGA
- the nadD gene encoding nicotinate-nucleotide adenylyltransferase, with protein sequence MTDAPRRRVGVMGGTFDPIHHGHLVAASEAQGWFGLDEVVFVPTGNPWQKSGRAVSAAEHRYLMTVIATAANPRFRVSRVDIDRDGPTYTVDTLRDLNDEMPDADLYFITGADALTNIFSWRDAHQMFDHAHFVGCTRPGAEIDPETVAEIPSDRVTLVEVPALAISSTDCRERQRAGQPIWYLVPDGVVQYITKHDLYPSDGDHDSH encoded by the coding sequence GTGACTGACGCCCCTCGCCGTCGTGTCGGGGTGATGGGCGGCACGTTCGACCCGATCCACCACGGCCACCTCGTGGCGGCGTCGGAGGCCCAGGGCTGGTTCGGCCTCGACGAGGTCGTCTTCGTGCCGACGGGCAACCCGTGGCAGAAGTCCGGTCGCGCGGTGTCTGCCGCCGAGCACCGCTACCTGATGACGGTCATCGCAACCGCGGCCAACCCGCGGTTCCGGGTCTCCCGCGTCGACATCGACCGGGACGGCCCCACCTACACCGTCGACACGTTGCGCGACCTCAACGACGAGATGCCCGATGCCGACCTGTACTTCATCACCGGCGCCGACGCGCTGACCAACATCTTCAGTTGGCGTGACGCGCACCAGATGTTCGACCATGCCCACTTCGTGGGCTGCACTCGGCCGGGCGCGGAGATCGACCCGGAGACGGTGGCGGAGATCCCGTCGGACCGCGTGACGTTGGTGGAGGTGCCGGCGCTGGCGATCTCCTCCACCGACTGCCGCGAGCGGCAGCGGGCCGGCCAGCCGATCTGGTACCTCGTGCCCGACGGCGTGGTGCAGTACATCACCAAGCACGACCTCTATCCCAGTGACGGAGACCATGACAGCCACTGA
- the rsfS gene encoding ribosome silencing factor — MTATDHALEIVHAAALAASDKLASDIIAFDVSEQLAITDVFLLASGGSDRQVKAIVDAVEERLRDLGEKPLRREGERDARWVLIDYGDVVVHIQHAEDRQFYALERLWRDCPTVELPAEVHGPATEA; from the coding sequence ATGACAGCCACTGACCACGCACTCGAGATCGTCCACGCGGCGGCCCTGGCCGCCTCGGACAAGCTCGCCAGCGACATCATCGCCTTCGACGTCAGCGAGCAGCTCGCGATCACCGACGTCTTCCTCCTCGCCTCCGGCGGCTCGGACCGCCAGGTCAAGGCGATCGTCGACGCGGTGGAGGAGCGCCTCCGCGACCTCGGTGAGAAGCCGCTGCGACGCGAGGGCGAGCGCGACGCCCGCTGGGTACTCATCGACTACGGCGACGTCGTCGTCCACATCCAGCACGCCGAGGACCGCCAGTTCTACGCCCTGGAGCGGTTGTGGCGCGACTGCCCGACCGTCGAGCTCCCCGCCGAGGTCCACGGCCCGGCCACCGAGGCCTGA
- a CDS encoding histidine phosphatase family protein — protein sequence MPQPRTLVLLRHGRTTWNAAKRIQGQLDPELDEAGLAQAAEVAPEIAKLEPTVLWASDLARARRTAAEVAAATGLAVRHDARLRETMLGERQGLTHEEYAAHAPEEFQRFLRGEWDEIPGAETSTEVADRIGAALGELAGELGPGETGVAVAHGAAIRIAIARLVGWDASRIGALRGMDNCGWAVLSEHPERGWTLAAYNRTA from the coding sequence ATGCCGCAGCCGCGCACCCTGGTCCTGCTGCGCCACGGTCGCACCACCTGGAACGCCGCCAAGCGGATCCAGGGCCAGCTCGACCCCGAGCTGGACGAGGCGGGGCTGGCGCAGGCAGCCGAGGTGGCGCCGGAGATCGCCAAGCTCGAGCCGACCGTGCTGTGGGCCAGCGACCTCGCCCGCGCCCGTCGGACCGCCGCCGAGGTCGCGGCGGCCACCGGCCTGGCCGTCCGACACGACGCCCGCCTGCGGGAGACGATGCTGGGGGAGCGGCAGGGCCTGACCCACGAGGAGTACGCCGCCCACGCACCCGAGGAGTTCCAGCGCTTCCTGCGCGGCGAATGGGACGAGATCCCGGGCGCGGAGACATCGACGGAGGTCGCCGACCGGATCGGTGCCGCGCTCGGAGAGCTGGCCGGCGAGCTGGGGCCGGGGGAGACCGGCGTGGCGGTCGCCCACGGTGCAGCGATCCGCATCGCGATCGCACGCCTCGTCGGCTGGGACGCGAGTCGCATCGGGGCGTTGCGCGGGATGGACAACTGTGGCTGGGCGGTGCTCTCCGAGCACCCCGAGCGCGGCTGGACGCTCGCGGCGTACAACCGCACGGCGTGA
- a CDS encoding zf-HC2 domain-containing protein, translating into MAEENQIPCSSVREAISAIADDEAAPLSSDVVDRHLATCAACAAYRTRLTTLAAQVPAIPATDAPDLTARILAGGWPPETARARVLRWGLVAIAGGGLASTLWVLALELLHAGPDHAGHESAALTIALWAGFGLVAARPGLARPYLPLTALAVGGLMLAAAVDIIGGRVTWTEEVVHLNLVLAWLLAWLLAREVPSTAVLARPGSGPVWVPPPRGAEAR; encoded by the coding sequence ATGGCCGAGGAGAACCAGATCCCGTGCAGCAGCGTCCGTGAGGCGATCTCCGCGATCGCCGACGACGAGGCCGCTCCCCTGTCGTCCGACGTGGTCGACCGCCACCTCGCGACGTGTGCCGCCTGCGCGGCGTACCGCACTCGCCTGACGACGCTCGCCGCGCAGGTTCCTGCCATCCCGGCCACCGACGCCCCTGATCTCACCGCCCGGATCCTCGCCGGCGGCTGGCCACCGGAGACGGCGCGGGCCCGGGTGCTGCGATGGGGCCTGGTCGCCATCGCCGGGGGTGGTCTCGCCTCGACCCTGTGGGTGCTGGCCCTCGAACTGCTGCACGCCGGTCCCGACCATGCCGGGCACGAGTCGGCGGCGCTCACCATCGCGCTCTGGGCCGGGTTCGGTCTCGTGGCCGCGCGTCCGGGCCTCGCACGCCCCTACCTGCCGCTCACCGCCCTGGCCGTCGGCGGCCTGATGCTGGCCGCCGCCGTGGACATCATCGGTGGGCGGGTGACCTGGACCGAGGAGGTGGTCCACCTCAACCTCGTCCTCGCTTGGCTCCTGGCGTGGCTGCTCGCCCGCGAGGTGCCCTCGACCGCGGTGCTGGCACGTCCGGGCAGCGGCCCGGTGTGGGTCCCGCCGCCCCGGGGCGCCGAGGCCCGCTGA
- a CDS encoding sigma-70 family RNA polymerase sigma factor, whose product MDDWTSLALAARDGDAEALTALVRLTQPHVWRLCAHLADRETADDLTQETYVRALRSLARYRGDSPIRVWLFTIARRVVADEISRRQRRRRRPEPTPAPPAPDHAGAVATEALLAHLDPQRREAFVLTQLLGYPYADAAEICGCPVGTVRSRVARAREQLVDLLGEDESADRTA is encoded by the coding sequence ATGGACGACTGGACCTCGCTCGCACTCGCTGCGCGCGACGGCGACGCGGAGGCGCTCACCGCGCTGGTCCGGTTGACCCAACCGCACGTGTGGCGGCTCTGTGCCCACCTGGCCGATCGCGAGACCGCCGACGACCTCACCCAGGAGACCTACGTCCGAGCCCTGCGGTCGCTGGCCCGCTACCGGGGTGACTCCCCGATCCGGGTGTGGTTGTTCACCATCGCCCGCCGTGTGGTGGCCGACGAGATCTCGCGGCGGCAGCGACGTCGCCGTCGCCCGGAGCCGACACCGGCCCCACCGGCGCCCGACCACGCCGGTGCCGTGGCGACCGAAGCGCTCCTCGCCCACCTCGATCCGCAACGTCGGGAGGCCTTCGTGCTGACCCAGCTGCTGGGCTACCCCTACGCCGACGCCGCCGAGATCTGCGGCTGCCCGGTCGGGACGGTCCGCTCCCGGGTCGCGCGGGCCCGTGAACAGTTGGTGGACCTCCTCGGCGAGGACGAGTCCGCCGACCGCACCGCCTGA
- a CDS encoding Pr6Pr family membrane protein: MLPAPRARSLHGVTAAMAAIALVLQFVLVWQGQAVLDETDVPSRAARVSRYFCYFTILSNALVAATAARAATGGPFTRAWRVLRLNAVTGIVVTGVVHYVLLRPLLDLEGANAVADAMLHVLVPVLAVVAWIAAGPRLRLGASDLAWSGAFPTLYLVVTLTHGAITGWYPYPFVDVGELGYPTVLVNAAGVVALLVVLSAVVWRVEVARNGGDDVVADRSPGSGHDDA; the protein is encoded by the coding sequence ATGCTCCCGGCCCCCCGCGCACGGTCCCTCCACGGGGTGACCGCCGCCATGGCGGCCATCGCACTCGTGCTGCAGTTCGTGCTGGTGTGGCAGGGCCAGGCCGTGCTCGACGAGACCGACGTACCGAGCCGTGCGGCTCGGGTGTCCCGCTATTTCTGCTACTTCACCATCCTGTCCAACGCACTGGTCGCCGCCACTGCCGCGCGCGCGGCGACCGGAGGACCGTTCACCCGGGCCTGGCGGGTGCTGCGGCTCAACGCCGTCACCGGGATCGTGGTCACCGGTGTGGTCCACTACGTGCTCCTCCGACCCCTGCTGGACCTCGAGGGGGCCAACGCGGTCGCGGACGCGATGCTCCACGTCCTCGTCCCGGTGCTCGCGGTGGTCGCGTGGATCGCGGCCGGCCCTCGCCTCCGCCTCGGAGCGAGCGACCTCGCGTGGAGTGGCGCGTTCCCGACGCTTTACCTCGTGGTGACCCTCACCCACGGGGCGATCACCGGCTGGTATCCCTATCCGTTCGTCGACGTCGGCGAGCTCGGGTACCCGACCGTCCTGGTCAATGCCGCCGGCGTGGTGGCGCTCCTCGTCGTGCTGAGCGCCGTGGTCTGGCGGGTCGAGGTGGCGCGCAACGGTGGCGACGACGTGGTCGCCGACCGTTCACCCGGCAGTGGCCACGACGACGCCTGA